The genomic stretch TAGAGTTAAGTATGAAAATGCtaaattaaaaaagtaaaatagaACTATTAAAAAATTCAATACGTTGAAACTCATACTtcacaaaataatttttataaaaaacttAATTGGTATTTGGGCCAAATtataaaaattcttaataattatATTCCACAaaaatttcatacttattttgggataggaacttattttgggttcctaaatcataagtttgattaaaattaatttttatgtttgctttaattttaattttaatttactttaatttttaatattacttacaaaattaattagttcctatatctgttattcatatttttttgaattttttttcatgaGATGCACAAATAAACTAACTATTAGTATAAAAGTTTTAGGAATTTGTTGACTAGTAATtaatgttttattaatttttgataaaaactaaaatataaaatataaaatattttaaagattaattttgaaaaacttaatttttttttgaataatcactattgtattttgaatgagtataaaaattatacAGATTTTTAGGACTTGAacactatttttaaatattttatttttaaaaatagcttTATCTACTCAAAATATTTATTAcggttaaaataaaaatattttgtgtATAGAAATTTTTATCAtactttaattaattatgattgttattgataaaaaatttcaagatttttagaaataataaaattatttttaaattatttttctacaATCTTGGATTATTCTGTTTCACAACCCTAGAAAAAGTTTCaacaattttctaatttttcttcaaatttttccttaatatttttttgatgtgattaaaggggAGAAAGTTAGAAAGATTAAGTTAAGAGGAAAGGTATAAGCTAGGAAGAggtaaaaattttatattatttacgtaacttttttgtaaaatttattatcagttataaatgtaaattccttgaatttattgtaaatttattaTCTATTATAAATACAAATTTgcttatttaaattatttcatttcggtttaaccctaacttaacttggattgatgcacataaaaaaggaggagattgtaagtactctgGATTGATTTTGATGcgatcaactgagttaagttagattaTGCGTGTTTGAtgttttgtgtctaagtgtgcagggacttaggaaaacaaaaaatcgagcggaagacgcagctagcgagaaagatgacatgggAAACGAGTCAATGAgcttagtgcatccgagggacgaggtgatgtGGAAAATCAAGAGTACACTGACGAATTAGAAGAACACGTGCAACGTTTCCaaggaacgagaagccggagaggaagactgctcgaggagaaggctagagtTGAGTTCGAGTGAGTTCAACTTTGAACGACCAaaggatcacccaagcgaccagaCAAGTCAATGCCGAGCTAATTGTGTCCAAGCGTCTGGATCAAGTCCAAGCGCTTGGATTCCAGATACCTGAACTAGGTCTAGGCACCCACAGCAGAACGGGCTAGGTCACGGAGTCGTTGCGACGAAGAGGATTAACGCGGAGTCACGTCAGTTGAATTTAAGAGCCCAGATCGCGTCTAGACGCTTGAGAGCCAATAAACGCTTATCAGAAAACCTTTACAGAATGGATCGAGGCGACCACGTCCAGGCACTCGGATTGGGTCCAGGCGCTCGAGAACTGTTACATCAATAAACTACTAGTTcgaccagtggactataaatCGAACCCTGATTCTTGAATTTTTATAGAACACACTCGTACGTTCAATTCTTCCTTCTATTTAATTTGTTAGTGTTTTCAACgtgtgtaagaggcttttccgcctaTATCGAAGAAGAAATTTAACGAGATTccactgccttggattaataacctccccgattacaaatcaagtaaaatctctcttactttctttttatgtttttattttttgttaaattaaccTGTGTTCCTTGCTAAGTTCCAAAAGCAAGCGAAGTGTTAACCTTGTTAACCTTTTCTATTCATCTCCCCTCTAACCGATCTACACAGGACCAACATATTTGATTTGAAGCAATAGGATGGTGGTCTCGAGGATGAGCCTTAGACAGAATGAAATTTATGCATATTACAACTTGATGGCTACTAGTGATCGAAGAATTTTTGACCTGTTTTGGAAGAAACTATTTCATACAGAATGTCAATTGCTAAATCTGTCAGTTCTTTCGCGCATTCTGTGATCAATATCCATTCTTGTTTGCCCCAAACTTACCAGCTTAAATGTGCATCTTACCCTCTGTTTGGATGAAGTGAGGCAAAGTTCATTAacggaaggggaagggaggggaaAGAAGGGGAAGTGaggggaagtaaagtatttaacttctcCTTGTTTGAGAGAGAtggaaggttcattaacgtaacatgtattactttgtttgggaggaaaggaaggggaatgaaagttaaatagataaagttataaaaatatccttattttttaaattagaaaattttcataatattaatatttattttacaaatataaattagatatttttaataataaaattaattttttatattatcatttaaattaactattttttaataaaaaattattttttatactattcataacaaaataatgaattatcgataatcaagtaattaaatgagaaataatgaaataaatgattttagaaatcttaaataaaaaaatttgaaagataacgtTGATAACGAGAATTCCTattctttaaaacttattaaattttgatggaaaaattaaaaaataatagatatccTTTTAAATTTTGACGATAAAAATAGTTTCTTCTTTCAATTCAGTTAGAAGACGTGTCGGATGCCCTCCTCTGATAATCTGGTAGCAAGCGAACTGTGAAGAAGGTAAGGAAATTGAAATCCGGCGAtatagttaaattagaaattgaaatatttcttaaactattaagaacatggatagaattggaataaaaaatattttattttcctttcccctttcttACACCCCAATTCGGGGTGTAAGAAAATTTCTGTTTCCATGGGTAACGAAGGTTAAAActtacccttccttacctttccttccctttcctcactcCTTCCCAAACGAGGTTCAAAGTTTCTCTTCCCCTTAtttccccttccctcacctcctcccaaacagaccaTTAGTGAACTTCATTTTGCACCATATGCACTTCATTTTGCTCACTCAGACAATAAGTTCAGCAAGGATTGCTTGTTGCAAGAATCAGACATTCTGGAACACAGGCAAATTAAGAACTAGCCatcaatccgaacgacatgatCACAACTGAGAAAGTAAATAATAATCTGTTATGTTTCTGTGTGATCTATCATCTCCAAGCTTATACACTGTTTTTTGTATCCAAGCAAGTGTAAACTGTCTCATCCTCTACTGCCTCTTTCTAATTGaatcgactctttatatagctgtGTTCCTCTTGTGGCCGCCCATGGAGTCAGCGAAGGAGACGGATAGATCACCATAGAGATCGACGGCGCGGCGGATGTTGTTGTTGAGCTCTCGAATCAGGCCGACGTTGCGGCTGAGGTCGTCGGGGGTTTTGGAGTTGTGGTTCTGGTTGATCTCGTTAATCAGGAGCCTGTTCTGGTCCAGGATGCTCTGCACCTGCAGGAAGCTCTTTTGGAAGCTCCCCGTGACCTGGCTTCTGTTGCCGATGACAGACAAGGTATCCCTCTCCATCGTCGCCTTTTCTCCGTCGCCAAATTCCCTGCAGAAAACGAAACAATTTAATCAAATGAAAAGGAATAACGAGATCGGATCGAACAAGAATGTCTGCTGAGGAATCAGAAGAAAGCGGAAAAGCAAATTGTTAGGGTTTACTAGGGCACGACAGATACAGATTGGGGAGAAATATTAGCCGTGGAGCCTCCATTTCAGAAAAGCTGCTCCGTGGCTTTCTCGAAGCCTCATTTCACAGATCGGCTCGTTGAAATAATCGAGACGAGGGATCGAGGAAGGAAAATCGAAAGAAAACAGCCACCGGAGGACGGACGGAGGAGCAATAAAACCATGGAACCAAATCGCATCGAAAATAGATCATTTTCCTAGCAAATTGGTGTGTCCCTGAGGCATACCTCTGGAATGCGGAGGGCGGCGGCGAGAGGAAGGAGACGATGAAGCCGCTAAAGCGTCGATGCTAGATCGAATCTGGAAGGAGATGAAAAGATTCGCCGCCGCGGCGGAGAGCAAAGGCGTGGCGTTGCcccaaatattttaataataataaaaatcggGTCGAAAGGAGAAAATCCAATTGCCCCGAGCCCTAAAACTCTGACCCTAACTCTTTCGGATCCGAAAAGATCCGGATCCGGCCCCTGGACACCACTGGGAAGCAGAGGCGGGCACGGGCTCGCCGACCGACattggccgccgccgccgccgcggtCAAAGCAGTTGTAAACCATGGCGTGTGGGAAAACCTTCCGTTATTGTCACAGCTCTTTCTCATCCCTCAGGTCctcccttttcttttcttcactccATCGCTACCATTCCCCCGCGCAATCTTTCTCCTCCGCCGCCAGATCTACCGCTGTCGAGCACGTCGTCCTCTTCAAATTTCTCGATTTCGCCGACCAATCCAAGATCGACGCCGTTATGTCCGGCGTCCGCTCCTTGGTATCCCTCGACGTTGTCGCCCACGTTACCGCCGGCCCCGTCCTCCACCGCCGATCCGCCGCCGCCGGGTTCACCCACATGCTCCACGGACGATACCGGTCCAAAGACGACCTGGCAGCCTACTCCGCGCACCCCGCTCACGTAGCCGTCGTCAAGGAGCTCGGCCTCCCAATCCTCGAAGACATCTTGGCCGTCGATTGGGTCGCTAATATCGATGGCCCGATGGTGCCCCCGCCCGGATCGGCCATGCGGCTGACCCTCGCGAAGGCGAAGGAGGGCGCCGAGTCGGAGCTCAAGGAGATGCTTGCGAAAGCCAAGGCGTCGGCATCGGCGCCGCCGGTCGGCACGCAGGTGAGTTTTGGGGAAAACTTCTCGCTGGCCAGGGCCAAGGGGTACGGCATGGGGCTCCTGGCAGTCTTCCCCGGTATAGAGGAGCTTGATGCGATGGATGCGAGAGAGAAGAATACGGTGGATTCGGTGGAGGAGAAGGTTAAGCCGCTCCTGGAGAGCTCCATTGTGCTTGATTTCGTGGTGCCGCCACCTTCTACTGGTGATCTTTGATGTTTCTTCTTCGACTGCACACTACAAAGGTTCTTTCAAAACTTCATCTTTTTTGTTACAATTCATTATTTTCTTAGCAAATTCACTCGAAGAAATAGTTTGCTTTGCAGAATCTTGTTTTTGTGGGCGATATACTTAGAATTATGCTTTCATGGAAAgaaaatgttagaaaattgttcTGCAAAGGTTCATGCAAAACTTCATCTTCTTTGCTACAATTCGTTGTTTTCTTTCCAAATGCCCTCAAAGAAATAGTTTGCTTTGCAGAATTCTGTACTTGTGGCATGTTTTCGTAGAATTATGCTTTCATAAAATGAAATTGTTAGAGAATAAAGTCATTATTCTTGGAAAATTGAACAGAATATGTATTTCTACATAGGTTCGTTCAAAACTTCATCTTCTTAGTTATAATTCATTCTTCTTTGCAAATGCCCTCAAAGAAATAGTTTGTTCTACAGAATTATGTACTTGTGGCAGATGTACTTAGAATTATGCTTTCATGGAAGGAAATTGTTAGGGAATAAAGCCATTTCTCCTTGAAAATTGAACAGGGTATGTATTTCTACCAAGCTTCATTCAAAACTTCATCTTCTTTGTTACAATTCATTATTTTCTTTGCAAGTGCCCTCAAAGAGATAGTTTCCTTTGCAGAACTGTATTTGTGGCAGATGTTCTTAGAATTTGGCTTTCATGGAATGAAATTGTTAGGGAATAAAGCCATTATGCTTAGACAATGGAACAGGATATGTATTTCTTAGTTTAGTCTATAGAATAAAATATATGGATCATTTTATAGGAATTTTGTTAGTAGATGAGGAATAAATCTACAGACAATAAAACATTCCTTCAATTAATAAACCTAGTCCTTTGAAACGCCCAAACAGGTGCTGCTCAAACAACCTGTTCCACTAGGTGCAACTCCTTCATCTGAATCGTTCCTTAACTTAATCCGCTCATTTTGCTCAGCATACCCTACCGATCCTATTCGACCAACATGATTGGTTTGTTTAGTCTCTTCATCCCACTCAATTCGATCATTTTGCTGGACTAGTTCAATTCACTCAATGTGCTAGCTTGTGGTGCTGCTTTAaaatatgtaatttttggagagcAAATAATGTAAAACTCAGTACTATTGCAGGATTTTGTGATTCCCTTGGTATGAAGTAAGAAATAATAAGAATGGTGGTTAGATAATAACTTGGGAAATAATATTCtagttcatttttaaaattatttcatcagACTAGCTATAAATCAGTGATCAACTCCAATGCACATGGTTAGCGATGGTTGGGTTTAGGTAGCGACGAAAAAGAAGAGGGTGGCGTAGAGGCTATAGAATAATGAGGTACACGACATAGGTATGAGCCACCTGGGAAGCCGAGGGAAGAAGGTTTACATGCTCCTATAACTTCTCCAATGACCCAATTAACACAACCAAAGCAGCCTAATCCAAGTATTCATTAGTTCAACTTTAATTTACTCATTACAGGGCCAAATCGAGTTCAGTTTGGACTCACACGATCATAACCTCCGCACCAACGTGATAGACTCAATCG from Zingiber officinale cultivar Zhangliang chromosome 5B, Zo_v1.1, whole genome shotgun sequence encodes the following:
- the LOC121984564 gene encoding stress-response A/B barrel domain-containing protein UP3-like: MACGKTFRYCHSSFSSLRSSLFFSSLHRYHSPAQSFSSAARSTAVEHVVLFKFLDFADQSKIDAVMSGVRSLVSLDVVAHVTAGPVLHRRSAAAGFTHMLHGRYRSKDDLAAYSAHPAHVAVVKELGLPILEDILAVDWVANIDGPMVPPPGSAMRLTLAKAKEGAESELKEMLAKAKASASAPPVGTQVSFGENFSLARAKGYGMGLLAVFPGIEELDAMDAREKNTVDSVEEKVKPLLESSIVLDFVVPPPSTGDL